In Pasteurella multocida subsp. multocida OH4807, a genomic segment contains:
- a CDS encoding succinate-semialdehyde dehydrogenase (COG1012 NAD-dependent aldehyde dehydrogenases) encodes MGGQMQQFSLLKTKAYINGEYVEAKNKKTFSVTNPATNEVICELPDLTAVETQYAIECAAKAQKKWQKVIPKERANILRRWYDLVIAHQEELAQLLSLEQGKPIAESRGEILYGASFIEWFAEEAKRIYGDVLPQDKADHRLLVIKQGIGVVAAITPWNFPNAMITRKAAPAFAAGCAIVLKPAQETPLSALALAELAHQAGIPAGLFNVITSTNAIEIGKELTENPTVRKVTFTGSTRVGKILMAQSANTVKKLSLELGGNAPSIVFDDADLDSAIEGILASKFRNSGQTCVCTNRIYVQSGIYERFVEQFSRKVSEFKVGSANETGVNIGPLISESAVKKIQEHIEDATAKGANLVIGGKLHSRGGTFFEPTVLRDVTQAMLVSKDETFAPLAPVFKFDTEEQVIEMANDTEFGLASYLYTQDISRIWRVSEALEYGIVGINEGLISNEMAPFGGVKESGLGREGSRYGIEEFLEMKYLCLKV; translated from the coding sequence TTGGGAGGTCAGATGCAACAATTTTCTCTACTTAAAACCAAAGCCTATATTAATGGCGAATATGTGGAAGCAAAAAATAAGAAAACCTTTTCTGTCACAAACCCTGCAACGAATGAAGTGATTTGTGAATTGCCTGATTTAACTGCAGTTGAAACCCAATATGCGATTGAATGTGCGGCAAAAGCACAGAAAAAATGGCAGAAAGTGATACCCAAAGAGCGAGCGAATATTTTACGCCGTTGGTATGACTTAGTTATTGCTCACCAAGAAGAATTAGCACAACTGTTAAGTCTTGAACAGGGGAAGCCGATTGCAGAAAGTCGTGGTGAGATTTTATATGGTGCGAGTTTTATTGAGTGGTTTGCAGAAGAAGCAAAACGCATTTATGGTGATGTACTGCCGCAAGATAAAGCGGATCACCGCTTACTCGTGATTAAACAAGGCATTGGCGTAGTAGCAGCCATTACTCCTTGGAATTTCCCGAATGCGATGATTACTCGTAAAGCCGCGCCCGCTTTTGCAGCAGGCTGTGCCATTGTGTTAAAACCAGCACAAGAAACACCCCTTTCGGCGTTAGCATTAGCAGAGTTAGCGCATCAAGCGGGTATTCCTGCAGGTTTATTTAATGTCATCACTTCAACTAATGCGATTGAGATTGGTAAAGAACTCACCGAAAACCCAACTGTGCGTAAAGTGACCTTCACGGGCTCAACGCGTGTGGGCAAAATCTTAATGGCACAATCAGCGAACACGGTGAAGAAACTTTCACTTGAGCTTGGCGGCAATGCGCCGTCTATCGTGTTTGATGATGCAGATTTGGATAGTGCGATTGAAGGTATTCTCGCCTCAAAATTCCGTAACAGCGGACAAACTTGTGTTTGTACTAACCGTATTTATGTTCAGTCAGGTATTTATGAGCGTTTTGTCGAACAATTTAGCCGTAAAGTGTCCGAGTTTAAAGTCGGCAGTGCGAATGAAACGGGCGTGAATATTGGACCACTTATCAGTGAAAGTGCGGTCAAAAAAATTCAAGAACATATTGAAGATGCGACAGCGAAAGGGGCAAATTTAGTGATCGGCGGTAAATTGCATAGCCGTGGTGGGACTTTCTTTGAACCTACTGTGTTACGTGATGTGACACAAGCTATGTTGGTTTCTAAAGACGAAACCTTTGCACCACTGGCCCCTGTATTTAAATTTGATACTGAAGAACAGGTTATCGAGATGGCGAATGACACCGAGTTTGGTTTAGCTTCTTATCTCTACACACAAGATATTTCGCGTATTTGGCGTGTGTCCGAAGCGCTAGAATACGGTATCGTCGGTATTAACGAAGGGTTGATTAGTAATGAAATGGCACCGTTTGGTGGCGTCAAGGAATCTGGCTTAGGACGTGAAGGCTCTCGTTATGGCATTGAAGAATTTTTGGAAATGAAATACCTTTGTTTGAAAGTATAA
- a CDS encoding protein HpaG (COG0179 2-keto-4-pentenoate hydratase/2-oxohepta-3-ene-1,7-dioic acid hydratase (catechol pathway)) has protein sequence MARPFILSEEIMSVSLAKQITQLAPSSKPTVFVIALNSVRLLQRCQTEFEQAPYKALPKTPVIYVLPEATHNRSGATVGLPTGKKQLRVEPHLGVVFGQDTSRVCVENALHSVAGYVPVALYSLPNESYYRPDIEGRCQDGFCVLGQTVLKSAVENPAEVTINVALNGDIKKSYVHLDMKHSVPELISFLSQFIAFKAGDILLTGTEDMPLLVSAGDEVSVDFVQLGCVSNTIAE, from the coding sequence ATGGCTCGTCCATTTATTTTAAGTGAGGAAATTATGTCTGTCTCTTTAGCTAAACAGATTACACAACTTGCGCCTTCTAGCAAGCCAACGGTGTTTGTGATTGCCCTAAATTCAGTACGTTTATTACAACGTTGTCAAACAGAATTTGAACAAGCGCCTTACAAAGCACTGCCAAAAACGCCTGTGATTTATGTGTTACCTGAAGCAACACACAATCGTAGTGGGGCTACAGTAGGTTTACCAACTGGAAAAAAACAACTCAGAGTTGAACCGCACTTAGGGGTGGTATTTGGACAAGATACATCAAGAGTGTGTGTAGAAAATGCTTTGCATTCTGTCGCAGGTTATGTCCCAGTTGCTTTGTATTCTTTACCAAATGAAAGTTATTACCGTCCTGATATAGAAGGACGTTGCCAAGATGGGTTCTGCGTTTTAGGGCAAACAGTCTTGAAAAGTGCGGTGGAAAATCCCGCAGAAGTGACAATTAATGTTGCATTAAATGGTGACATAAAAAAATCTTACGTGCATTTGGACATGAAGCATTCTGTACCTGAACTCATCAGCTTTTTAAGCCAATTTATTGCATTTAAAGCAGGAGATATTTTGCTAACCGGGACAGAGGATATGCCATTATTAGTGAGTGCAGGGGATGAAGTCAGTGTGGATTTTGTGCAGTTGGGTTGTGTGAGCAACACAATTGCGGAATAA
- a CDS encoding protein HpaH (COG3971 2-keto-4-pentenoate hydratase): protein MLSKEIIQQAAQRLNEAEKTGTQISQFSLAYPEITIEDAYEIQKAWVAMKIEEGRVLKGHKIGLTSKAMQNSSQIDEPDYGALLDDMFFEENSEIPFDRFIVPRVEVELAFILKKDLSGPNCTIFDVLDATDYVIPALEIIDARIEQFDSKTKVPRRVFDTISDNAANAGVVLGGRAIKPMDVDLRRVAAVLYRNGVVEESGVSAAVLNNPIKGVAWLANKLHPYGVTLKAGEIILGGSFTRPVAARRGDTFHVDYHELGSISMQFV, encoded by the coding sequence ATGTTATCCAAAGAGATTATTCAACAAGCTGCACAACGTTTAAATGAAGCAGAAAAAACGGGGACACAAATTTCGCAATTTTCTTTAGCTTACCCAGAGATTACGATCGAAGATGCTTATGAAATTCAAAAAGCTTGGGTGGCGATGAAAATTGAAGAAGGGCGCGTATTAAAAGGGCATAAGATTGGTTTAACTTCAAAAGCGATGCAAAATAGCTCACAAATTGATGAGCCAGATTACGGTGCATTATTAGATGATATGTTCTTTGAAGAAAACAGTGAGATTCCGTTCGATCGCTTTATTGTGCCACGTGTCGAAGTAGAGCTTGCTTTTATTTTGAAAAAAGACTTATCGGGTCCAAATTGCACGATTTTTGATGTGTTGGATGCAACGGATTATGTGATTCCTGCTTTAGAAATTATTGATGCTCGAATTGAACAGTTTGACAGTAAAACGAAAGTACCACGTCGTGTTTTTGACACGATTTCAGATAATGCGGCGAATGCTGGCGTGGTGTTAGGTGGGCGTGCGATTAAGCCTATGGATGTGGATTTACGTCGTGTGGCGGCTGTCCTGTATCGTAATGGTGTGGTTGAAGAGTCTGGCGTCTCCGCAGCTGTATTGAATAATCCAATCAAAGGTGTGGCGTGGTTAGCGAATAAATTACATCCTTATGGCGTAACTCTAAAAGCGGGAGAAATTATTTTAGGAGGATCCTTTACTCGCCCTGTAGCAGCCCGTCGTGGTGATACGTTCCATGTGGATTATCATGAGCTTGGTAGCATTTCGATGCAATTTGTGTAA
- a CDS encoding 4-hydroxy-2-oxo-heptane-1,7-dioate aldolase (COG3836 2,4-dihydroxyhept-2-ene-1,7-dioic acid aldolase), which yields MQLQNTFKRALKEKKAQIGLWVGLADGYACELAANAGFDWLLLDGEHAPNELRTLLHQLQTVAAYPTTPIIRPAIGQTHIIKQLLDIGAQTLLIPMVETAEQAKELVQAIHYPPKGVRGVGSALARASRWNNIPNYLQKADDEICLLVQVENKKGLENLKAIAEVDGVDGVFIGPADLSASLGHLGNPAHPEVQQAIEQAIKTVCAANKAAGILYADEKMAKHYLELGCTFVAVGVDTSLLMRALKDLALKFKSSKPVECSSTTNQIY from the coding sequence ATGCAGCTACAAAATACATTTAAACGTGCATTGAAAGAGAAAAAAGCACAAATCGGCTTATGGGTTGGGTTAGCAGATGGCTATGCTTGTGAGCTCGCTGCGAACGCAGGATTCGACTGGCTATTGTTAGATGGTGAGCATGCGCCAAATGAGCTACGTACTTTATTACATCAATTACAGACCGTTGCCGCTTATCCTACCACTCCGATTATTCGTCCTGCAATTGGGCAGACTCATATTATTAAACAGTTGTTGGATATTGGTGCACAAACACTTTTAATTCCAATGGTAGAAACCGCGGAACAGGCAAAAGAATTAGTTCAGGCTATCCATTATCCGCCTAAAGGAGTGCGAGGTGTGGGCAGTGCGCTAGCACGAGCATCACGTTGGAATAACATTCCGAATTATTTACAGAAAGCAGACGATGAGATCTGTTTATTAGTGCAAGTGGAAAATAAAAAGGGATTAGAAAATCTGAAAGCCATTGCTGAAGTAGATGGAGTCGATGGCGTTTTCATTGGTCCTGCGGATTTGAGTGCATCATTAGGACATTTAGGTAACCCTGCTCATCCAGAGGTGCAACAGGCGATTGAGCAAGCGATCAAGACTGTGTGTGCAGCAAATAAAGCCGCGGGTATTTTGTACGCTGATGAAAAAATGGCGAAACATTATCTTGAGCTCGGTTGTACATTTGTCGCGGTTGGCGTGGATACCTCATTATTGATGCGGGCATTAAAAGATCTTGCACTGAAGTTTAAATCTTCAAAGCCTGTAGAATGCTCATCTACAACAAATCAAATTTATTAA
- a CDS encoding 3,4-dihydroxyphenylacetate 2,3-dioxygenase (COG3384 Uncharacterized conserved protein), with protein MGKLALAAKITHVPSMYLSEQPGKHHGCRASAIEGHKEISRRCRDLGVDTIIVFDTHWLVNSAYHVNCCAHFKGVYTSNELPHFIRDITFDYNGNPELGHMIVKHAVAKGVRAQAHEIESLKLEYGTLVPMRYMNEDKAFKVISISAFCTSHSFEDSRKLGEAVLEAIKEYDGIVAVLASGSLSHYFIPDHLAKEGMNSYTREFERQIDLHVVDMWRKGNFKDFCKMLPEYAEFCRGEGNMHDTVMLLGMLGWDKYDKPVEILTDLFPSSGTGQINAVFPV; from the coding sequence ATGGGTAAACTCGCCTTAGCTGCCAAAATTACACATGTTCCATCGATGTATTTGTCTGAGCAACCAGGTAAACACCATGGTTGCCGTGCTTCGGCAATTGAAGGACATAAAGAAATTAGTCGTCGTTGTCGTGATTTGGGGGTGGATACCATCATTGTGTTTGATACACATTGGTTAGTGAATAGCGCCTACCATGTGAATTGTTGTGCCCACTTTAAAGGGGTCTATACCAGTAATGAATTACCGCACTTTATTCGTGACATCACGTTCGATTATAACGGCAATCCAGAACTTGGTCATATGATCGTAAAACATGCGGTGGCAAAAGGAGTTCGGGCACAGGCACACGAAATTGAAAGTTTAAAATTGGAATATGGCACATTAGTTCCAATGCGTTATATGAATGAAGATAAAGCATTCAAAGTGATTTCGATTTCTGCGTTCTGTACATCACACTCTTTTGAAGATAGCCGTAAGCTTGGTGAAGCGGTATTAGAGGCAATTAAGGAATACGACGGAATTGTTGCCGTGCTTGCGAGCGGATCGTTATCCCATTATTTTATTCCTGATCACCTCGCGAAAGAGGGCATGAACAGCTATACCCGTGAATTTGAGCGTCAAATTGACTTACATGTAGTCGATATGTGGCGTAAAGGTAATTTCAAAGACTTCTGTAAGATGTTACCTGAATATGCCGAGTTTTGCCGAGGTGAAGGCAATATGCACGATACGGTCATGTTATTGGGAATGCTCGGGTGGGATAAATATGATAAACCTGTGGAAATTCTAACCGACTTGTTCCCAAGCTCTGGAACCGGGCAAATTAACGCAGTGTTCCCAGTATAG
- a CDS encoding protein HpaF (COG3232 5-carboxymethyl-2-hydroxymuconate isomerase), protein MPHFIVEATENIRTDVEWQPLFSQVHDYLASTGVFPLGGIRSRVHWVDVYRMADGKEDDAFVHITLKIGAGRSEASLQPVGEQVFKILTDYFTPLFEKRYFALSFEIAELHPTLNFKKNNVHLRFKK, encoded by the coding sequence ATGCCGCATTTTATTGTAGAAGCAACGGAAAATATTCGAACGGATGTAGAATGGCAGCCGCTGTTTAGTCAAGTCCATGACTATCTAGCGAGCACTGGAGTTTTCCCTTTAGGGGGGATTCGTAGCCGTGTACACTGGGTCGATGTATATCGCATGGCGGATGGGAAAGAAGACGATGCTTTTGTTCACATTACGCTAAAAATTGGTGCGGGACGCTCCGAAGCAAGTTTACAACCCGTTGGTGAGCAAGTGTTTAAGATTTTGACGGATTATTTTACACCATTGTTTGAAAAACGTTACTTTGCGCTGTCTTTTGAAATAGCAGAATTGCATCCTACATTAAATTTTAAGAAAAATAACGTGCATCTTCGGTTCAAAAAATAA
- a CDS encoding phosphoenolpyruvate carboxykinase (COG1866 Phosphoenolpyruvate carboxykinase (ATP)), whose protein sequence is MTDLNKVINELGALGIHDVKEIVYNPSYEQLFEEETKPGLEGYEKGIVTQSGAVAVDTGIFTGRSPKDKYIVLDDKTKDTVWWTSDAAKNDNKPMTQETWKSLKGLVTNQLSGKRLFVIDAFCGANADTRLAVRIVTEVAWQAHFVKNMFIRPTEAELVGFKPDFVVMNGSKVTNPNWKEQGLNSENFVAFNLTEGVQLIGGTWYGGEMKKGMFSMMNYFLPLRGIASMHCSANVGKDGDVAVFFGLSGTGKTTLSTDPKRQLIGDDEHGWDDDGVFNYEGGCYAKTIKLSPENEPDIYGAIKRDALLENVVVRADGSVDYDDGSKTENTRVSYPIYHIDNIVTPVSKAGHAKKVIFLTADAFGVLPPVSKLTPEQTKYYFLSGFTAKLAGTERGITEPTPTFSACFGAAFLSLHPTQYAEVLVKRMEAAGAEAYLVNTGWNGTGKRISIKDTRGIIDAILDGSIEKAEMGKLPIFDLAIPTALPGVDPAILDPRDTYADKAQWQAKAEDLAGRFVKNFEKYTTNEEGKALVAAGPKA, encoded by the coding sequence ATGACTGACTTAAATAAAGTAATCAACGAACTTGGTGCACTTGGTATTCATGATGTAAAAGAAATCGTTTATAACCCAAGTTATGAACAATTATTTGAAGAAGAAACCAAACCAGGTTTAGAAGGTTACGAAAAAGGTATCGTAACTCAATCAGGTGCAGTCGCCGTTGATACGGGTATCTTTACTGGTCGTTCGCCAAAAGATAAATATATCGTGCTTGATGACAAAACAAAAGACACGGTTTGGTGGACAAGTGATGCAGCGAAAAACGATAACAAACCGATGACACAAGAGACGTGGAAAAGCTTAAAAGGCTTAGTCACAAATCAACTTTCTGGTAAACGTTTATTCGTCATTGATGCATTCTGTGGTGCGAACGCTGACACGCGTTTAGCAGTTCGTATCGTCACAGAAGTAGCGTGGCAAGCTCACTTTGTGAAAAACATGTTCATTCGTCCAACTGAAGCTGAATTAGTGGGCTTCAAACCAGATTTCGTGGTAATGAACGGTTCTAAAGTCACTAACCCGAACTGGAAAGAGCAAGGTTTAAATTCAGAAAACTTCGTTGCATTCAACTTAACTGAAGGCGTGCAATTAATTGGTGGTACTTGGTACGGTGGTGAGATGAAAAAAGGTATGTTCTCAATGATGAACTACTTCTTACCATTAAGAGGCATCGCATCAATGCACTGTTCAGCAAACGTGGGTAAAGATGGCGACGTAGCCGTATTCTTCGGTTTATCAGGTACTGGTAAAACAACACTTTCAACGGATCCAAAACGTCAATTAATCGGTGACGATGAGCATGGTTGGGATGATGATGGCGTATTCAACTACGAAGGTGGTTGCTATGCGAAAACTATCAAACTTTCTCCAGAAAACGAGCCAGATATCTATGGTGCAATCAAACGTGATGCATTATTAGAAAACGTGGTTGTTCGTGCAGACGGTTCTGTTGATTACGATGATGGTTCAAAAACAGAAAACACGCGTGTTTCTTACCCAATTTACCACATTGACAACATCGTAACGCCAGTGTCAAAAGCGGGTCACGCGAAAAAAGTGATTTTCTTAACCGCAGATGCGTTCGGTGTGTTACCACCAGTCTCTAAATTGACTCCAGAACAAACTAAATACTACTTCTTATCTGGTTTCACTGCGAAATTAGCAGGTACAGAACGTGGTATTACAGAACCAACGCCAACATTCTCAGCATGTTTTGGTGCAGCGTTCTTATCACTTCACCCAACTCAATACGCTGAAGTGTTAGTGAAACGTATGGAAGCTGCAGGTGCAGAAGCATACTTAGTGAACACTGGTTGGAACGGTACGGGTAAACGTATCTCAATCAAAGATACTCGCGGTATCATCGATGCCATCTTAGATGGTTCAATCGAAAAAGCGGAAATGGGTAAATTACCAATCTTTGATTTAGCTATCCCAACAGCATTACCAGGTGTTGACCCTGCAATCTTAGATCCACGTGATACTTATGCAGACAAAGCACAATGGCAAGCGAAAGCTGAAGACCTTGCAGGTCGTTTCGTGAAAAACTTCGAAAAATATACAACGAATGAAGAAGGTAAAGCATTAGTTGCAGCAGGTCCAAAAGCATAA
- a CDS encoding bicyclomycin resistance protein-2 (COG0477 Permeases of the major facilitator superfamily) codes for MPSSTKTTWNQTALICFLGTLVGFGPLSIDLYLPSLPTIAQELNTSMEWVQLSVSTFLTGFCVGMLFYGPISDRYGRRVVLLIGMFIYIIASLACSLANSIEQLLVARFLQAFGGGVGPVLGRAIVRDSFPPHRMTHVLSMMQLVTMLAPLLAPFIGGLILLWFGWPTQFLLLAFIGLLCWVITYFFLAETNQNRQQTPLNLVTFFQAYCRILKHRLSFGYILCLGAMFGGMFTYVAGTPFVYIDYFHIPAQDYGYYFGINVIGIVIATLVNNKLVKHYAVNRVLMGEMVLVLFAGIGFFFADPDCLLAIMLPLFVFVGLTGAITPNVMSGLLKQHSHTAGAAMALAASMQFAGGFIASSALSYFFNNSPQTMLWVMSACALVAIVGFLITLTPNSTSS; via the coding sequence ATGCCATCATCAACAAAAACAACGTGGAACCAGACCGCACTTATCTGCTTCTTAGGGACGTTAGTTGGGTTTGGACCGCTCTCGATTGATCTGTATTTGCCCTCTTTACCTACAATTGCGCAAGAACTCAATACCAGCATGGAATGGGTGCAATTGTCAGTCAGTACCTTTTTGACAGGCTTTTGTGTGGGGATGCTGTTTTATGGTCCTATTTCGGATAGGTACGGGCGGCGAGTTGTCTTATTGATAGGGATGTTCATTTATATCATCGCCAGTTTAGCTTGTAGTTTAGCAAATAGTATTGAGCAATTGTTAGTAGCACGTTTTTTACAAGCATTTGGCGGTGGGGTGGGACCTGTTTTAGGGCGCGCAATCGTGCGTGATAGTTTTCCACCTCATCGTATGACTCATGTGTTATCCATGATGCAGTTAGTGACGATGCTTGCACCTTTATTAGCGCCTTTTATTGGGGGGCTAATATTACTTTGGTTTGGCTGGCCGACCCAGTTTTTGTTATTGGCGTTTATTGGTCTGTTGTGCTGGGTTATTACGTATTTTTTCTTAGCTGAAACCAACCAAAATCGACAGCAAACGCCGTTAAACTTAGTTACATTTTTTCAAGCCTATTGCCGTATTTTGAAACATCGCCTTTCATTTGGTTATATTTTGTGTTTAGGAGCCATGTTTGGTGGGATGTTTACTTATGTTGCGGGCACTCCTTTCGTGTATATCGATTATTTCCATATTCCAGCACAGGATTATGGCTATTATTTCGGGATTAATGTGATTGGGATTGTCATAGCAACTCTCGTTAACAATAAGCTGGTTAAACACTATGCGGTGAATCGCGTATTAATGGGCGAAATGGTTCTTGTGTTATTCGCGGGTATTGGCTTTTTCTTTGCCGATCCTGATTGTCTGCTCGCGATCATGCTACCGCTGTTTGTTTTTGTTGGTTTAACGGGGGCAATTACGCCAAATGTCATGAGCGGTTTATTAAAACAGCATAGTCATACCGCGGGCGCAGCAATGGCATTAGCTGCTTCAATGCAATTTGCAGGTGGTTTTATCGCCAGTAGTGCATTGTCTTATTTTTTCAATAACAGTCCACAAACAATGCTTTGGGTGATGAGTGCCTGTGCATTAGTGGCAATCGTTGGTTTTTTAATTACTTTAACACCCAATTCAACATCATCTTAA
- a CDS encoding 5-carboxymethyl-2-hydroxymuconate semialdehyde dehydrogenase (COG1012 NAD-dependent aldehyde dehydrogenases) has translation MIKHWINGKEVASDETFENVNPATGEVICKVASGGEKEINAAVKAAKEAFPKWSKTPAKERARLMRNLGELIDKNVAKLAELETLDTGLPIHQTKNVLIPRASHNFDFFAEVCTRMNGHSYPVDDKMLNYTLYQPVGVCGLVSPWNVPFMTATWKTAPCLALGNTAVLKMSELSPLTANELGRLALEAGIPEGVFNVVQGFGSTAGQALVTHDDVRAISFTGGTATGKHILKHAGLKKYSMELGGKSPVLIFDDADLERALDAALFTIFSLNGERCTAGSRIFIQETVYDEFVKEFAARAKRLIVGDPQDPNTQVGSMITRQHYDKVTGYIRIGLEEGATLLAGGLERPQNLPAHLQKGNFIQPTVFADVDNRMRIAQEEIFGPVVCLMKFKDEADALRLANDVEYGLASYIWTKDIAKALRLSNGIEAGMVFVNSQNVRDLRQPFGGIKASGIGREGGEYSFEVFAELKNVCISMHDHPIPRWGL, from the coding sequence ATGATTAAACATTGGATTAACGGTAAAGAAGTTGCCAGTGATGAAACGTTTGAGAATGTAAACCCCGCCACTGGTGAAGTCATTTGTAAGGTTGCTTCTGGCGGTGAAAAAGAAATTAACGCAGCAGTCAAAGCAGCAAAAGAGGCGTTCCCAAAATGGTCAAAAACTCCAGCGAAAGAGCGTGCGCGTTTAATGCGTAATTTAGGTGAGCTCATCGACAAAAATGTTGCGAAATTAGCAGAACTAGAGACGTTGGATACTGGATTGCCGATTCACCAAACGAAAAATGTGTTGATTCCCCGTGCCTCACACAATTTTGATTTCTTTGCTGAAGTTTGTACTCGCATGAATGGGCATAGCTATCCTGTGGATGACAAAATGTTGAACTACACCCTTTATCAACCAGTGGGAGTATGTGGTTTAGTTTCGCCTTGGAACGTCCCTTTTATGACAGCAACGTGGAAAACGGCACCTTGTTTGGCATTAGGAAATACCGCCGTATTAAAAATGTCAGAGCTTTCACCGCTTACTGCGAATGAGCTCGGTCGTTTAGCCCTTGAAGCTGGCATTCCTGAAGGGGTATTTAATGTTGTGCAAGGTTTTGGTTCAACAGCAGGACAGGCTTTAGTCACGCATGATGATGTGCGGGCGATTTCTTTCACAGGGGGCACTGCAACGGGTAAACACATTTTAAAACACGCAGGCTTGAAAAAATATTCAATGGAACTCGGTGGTAAATCACCTGTTTTAATTTTCGATGATGCGGATTTAGAACGTGCATTAGATGCAGCACTCTTTACCATTTTCTCTTTAAACGGCGAACGTTGTACTGCGGGCTCACGTATCTTTATTCAAGAAACGGTCTATGATGAATTTGTAAAAGAATTTGCAGCCCGTGCGAAACGTCTGATTGTTGGCGACCCACAAGATCCAAATACACAAGTTGGTTCAATGATTACGCGTCAACATTATGACAAAGTCACGGGGTATATTCGCATTGGTTTAGAAGAAGGGGCAACCTTATTGGCTGGTGGATTAGAACGTCCACAAAACTTACCAGCACACCTACAAAAAGGTAACTTTATTCAACCGACAGTGTTTGCTGATGTCGATAACCGTATGCGTATTGCACAAGAAGAGATTTTTGGTCCCGTCGTTTGCTTGATGAAATTCAAAGATGAAGCCGATGCATTGCGTTTAGCGAATGACGTGGAATATGGTCTGGCATCCTACATTTGGACCAAAGATATTGCCAAAGCATTACGCTTATCGAATGGCATCGAGGCTGGTATGGTGTTCGTGAATAGCCAAAACGTACGTGATTTACGCCAGCCGTTTGGTGGTATTAAAGCCTCTGGTATTGGTCGTGAAGGCGGTGAATATAGCTTTGAAGTCTTTGCGGAATTAAAAAATGTGTGTATCTCAATGCACGACCATCCAATTCCTCGTTGGGGATTATAA
- a CDS encoding 4-hydroxyphenylacetate degradation bifunctional isomerase/decarboxylase (COG0179 2-keto-4-pentenoate hydratase/2-oxohepta-3-ene-1,7-dioic acid hydratase (catechol pathway)), which produces MSKYAKVVYQNQIHSVEVLEQGLLTEQKQLLPAETVTWLPPASGMMYALGLNYADHASELDFKPPEKPLVFVKTHHTYTGHNSTTWRPDNVEYMHYECELVVVIGKTAKNVKRENAMDYVAGYTLCNDYAIRDYLENYYRPNLRVKNRVGTTPVGPWIVDKDDVKDPMNLTLRTWVNGELCQEGNTKDMIFDIAYLIEHLSHITTLQPGDMIATGTPKGLADVKAGDCVEIEIEQIGKLTNYIVSETAFFAKKA; this is translated from the coding sequence ATGAGTAAATATGCAAAAGTGGTTTATCAAAATCAAATCCACAGCGTTGAAGTGCTAGAACAAGGATTATTGACTGAACAAAAACAGCTTTTACCTGCTGAAACAGTAACGTGGTTACCTCCTGCGAGCGGCATGATGTATGCCCTCGGTTTGAATTATGCCGATCACGCTTCCGAATTAGATTTTAAGCCACCAGAAAAACCATTAGTTTTTGTGAAAACTCACCATACGTATACGGGACACAATAGTACGACATGGCGACCTGATAATGTTGAATATATGCATTATGAGTGTGAACTTGTAGTCGTGATTGGTAAAACCGCAAAAAATGTGAAGCGGGAAAACGCCATGGATTATGTTGCGGGTTATACCTTATGTAATGACTATGCAATTCGCGATTACTTAGAGAACTATTACCGCCCAAATTTACGGGTGAAAAACCGTGTGGGTACTACGCCAGTTGGTCCTTGGATTGTTGATAAAGATGATGTTAAGGATCCGATGAATTTAACTTTGAGAACATGGGTCAATGGGGAGCTCTGCCAAGAAGGGAATACGAAAGACATGATTTTTGATATTGCCTATTTAATTGAGCATCTTTCACATATTACGACATTACAACCAGGTGACATGATTGCTACGGGAACACCGAAAGGGCTAGCGGACGTGAAAGCAGGCGATTGTGTTGAAATCGAAATTGAACAAATTGGTAAACTCACTAACTACATTGTCAGTGAAACCGCCTTTTTTGCAAAAAAAGCTTAA